The following coding sequences are from one Shewanella eurypsychrophilus window:
- a CDS encoding efflux RND transporter periplasmic adaptor subunit produces the protein MAYLFNKMKFLCFFISLTFFVTACGESVSNEQDFGDGTFANTANVATIDAQFSEVTLYDELQGRVRPLRSAEIRPQVTGIIIQRLFRQGDTLTHGDPLFQIDQDAFEIDIDIKQAALSQSLANLALLQTQLNRLATLDRTEAVSKQAFEDASFNQQIAAATVEQNRAQLEHSKLQLKYARVSAPISGIIGEALVTEGALVISNDAKPMAVIQQIDKVYIDVRQPASKLSQIRKFLDGKGSNNKQGLAVTVQFSENRAEDIKGSILFSGISVDENTGDLIVRIIADNPNQLLLPGMYVRTQIPRRKLQAVRIPEQAVLRTSSGDPYLFVVVDGNYERRELVIEGIQSGEYLVSQGLSNKDTVIVSGQENLQQGAQLSLSTWLK, from the coding sequence ATGGCGTATCTGTTTAATAAAATGAAGTTCTTATGCTTTTTCATAAGTCTTACCTTTTTCGTTACAGCCTGTGGTGAAAGTGTCAGTAATGAGCAGGACTTTGGTGATGGAACATTTGCCAATACTGCTAATGTCGCTACGATTGACGCGCAATTTAGCGAAGTGACTCTGTATGACGAACTTCAGGGACGTGTTCGGCCACTGCGTAGTGCTGAAATTCGGCCTCAGGTGACAGGTATCATCATTCAGAGATTGTTTCGTCAAGGCGATACCCTCACACATGGCGATCCTCTGTTTCAAATCGATCAAGATGCTTTCGAAATCGATATCGATATCAAGCAGGCGGCATTAAGCCAATCTTTAGCGAACCTCGCCTTGCTGCAAACTCAGTTAAATAGACTTGCTACCCTCGACCGCACTGAAGCTGTGAGTAAGCAAGCCTTTGAGGATGCAAGCTTTAATCAACAGATAGCCGCTGCGACAGTAGAGCAAAATCGTGCTCAACTCGAACACAGTAAGTTGCAGCTCAAATATGCGCGAGTGAGCGCGCCGATCAGTGGCATTATTGGTGAGGCTCTGGTGACTGAGGGAGCGCTAGTGATCAGTAATGATGCCAAACCAATGGCAGTGATCCAGCAAATAGATAAGGTCTATATCGATGTGCGTCAACCTGCTTCCAAGCTTAGTCAAATTCGCAAGTTTCTGGATGGCAAAGGCAGTAACAACAAACAAGGGCTAGCTGTTACCGTGCAGTTTTCTGAAAACAGAGCCGAGGATATAAAAGGGAGTATTTTATTCTCAGGCATCAGTGTCGATGAAAATACTGGTGATCTTATAGTACGTATTATCGCTGATAACCCTAATCAGCTTTTACTACCTGGGATGTATGTTCGTACACAGATCCCACGTAGGAAACTGCAGGCGGTTCGTATTCCTGAGCAAGCGGTGCTGCGAACAAGCAGTGGTGATCCCTACCTTTTTGTGGTGGTCGATGGCAATTATGAGCGTCGAGAACTCGTCATTGAGGGTATTCAAAGCGGGGAGTACCTAGTGTCCCAGGGGCTGAGTAACAAGGATACCGTGATTGTTTCTGGTCAGGAAAACCTTCAGCAGGGAGCTCAGCTATCCCTATCAACTTGGCTCAAATAG
- a CDS encoding multidrug efflux RND transporter permease subunit, which produces MSHFFISRPIFAWVIAILISIAGIIAIPKLPVERFPSVAPPSIGLYLSYPGASPKTINDSVVSLIEREITGIKGLLYFKSSSDASGSASITVTFENGTDPEMAQVEIQNKIKTIEPRLPLAVRQAGITVETTSSNNLMYLGLISPNGQYSELELSDYMLRNVVEEIKRVPGVGRIQMYGAEFAMRIWVDPIALTGYNLTMEDVTLAISQQNIQISPGKLGASPTTDGQMTVFPLTAQGQLETPEEFRQIVLRANIHGGTVLLEDVAKVELGAQNYLFSNRENGQASTSAAIQLSPGANAIATSDEIRSRMAELQQAMPANMEYTITSDAAIFAKISIQKVVITLLEAMLLVFLVMYLFLQKIRYTLIPAIVAPIALLGTFAVMLVMGFSINVFTMFGMVLAIGIIVDDAIVVVENVERVMAETGLPPKAATEQAMSGIYSAVIGITAVLSAVFIPISFAAGSVGTIFQQFSLSMAVSILFSAFLALTLTPALCATLLKPLTESDHNKVGFFGWFNRSFAWFTAKVAAITAYLIQRTGRMMLLYLGFVAVCIYGFTQIPSTFLPEEDQGFFMTSVQLPSDATVERTMDVVTKIEEFALGREAVEASMSVLGFSFSGTGPSSAFGVTTLKGWDQRNGVSTQQEMQALNEHLSDLTEGQVFNVLPAAIDGLGNSSNLSLQLQDRSNLGYERFLDTQAEFLNQAYASGKFAFIYFETLPETSGIQLNIDRAKARALGVPFNAISETISTAMGSNYVNDFPNNGRLQQVIVQVQAQSRMQLEDILKLSIRNEQGGTVYLSQFVTPVWGTTPQQLTRFNGVSAVAVSASPAVGVSSGEAMQELERIVDALPSAATIEWTGLSLQEREAESQTVMLLLFSMLVIFLVLSALYESWTIPLAVILVVPLGVIGAVAFVMLNGMANDVFFKVGLVTIIGLSAKNAILIVEFAKQARKEGSSLIDSVLTATRLRLRPILMTSLAFSCGIIPLYLASGPSSEVQNSLGTGVLGGMFSGTVLAVLFVPVFFVFINQTIDRVRGRANKSGAVL; this is translated from the coding sequence GTGTCACATTTCTTTATATCTAGGCCAATTTTTGCTTGGGTTATCGCCATCTTGATCTCTATTGCTGGGATTATCGCTATACCTAAGCTACCTGTAGAGCGTTTTCCTAGCGTTGCCCCACCAAGCATAGGCTTGTACCTGTCATACCCAGGTGCCAGCCCGAAGACCATTAACGACAGTGTCGTCTCTTTGATTGAGAGAGAGATCACTGGTATCAAAGGCTTGCTTTACTTTAAATCATCGTCCGATGCCAGTGGCAGCGCGTCAATTACTGTGACATTTGAAAATGGCACCGACCCTGAAATGGCTCAGGTTGAGATCCAAAATAAGATCAAAACCATCGAGCCCAGATTGCCCTTGGCAGTGCGTCAAGCTGGGATCACAGTGGAAACGACCTCCTCTAACAACTTGATGTATTTAGGCTTAATCTCACCGAACGGCCAATACTCAGAGCTAGAGCTGAGCGACTACATGTTACGGAATGTCGTTGAGGAGATAAAGCGAGTACCTGGGGTTGGCCGCATACAGATGTATGGTGCTGAGTTTGCCATGAGGATCTGGGTCGATCCCATTGCACTAACAGGCTACAACCTGACGATGGAAGATGTAACGCTTGCTATTTCACAGCAAAATATTCAGATATCTCCCGGTAAACTCGGTGCCTCTCCGACCACAGATGGTCAGATGACAGTATTTCCACTGACCGCACAGGGACAGTTAGAAACACCAGAAGAGTTTCGCCAAATTGTATTACGCGCCAATATCCATGGCGGAACAGTATTGTTAGAGGATGTCGCTAAGGTTGAGTTAGGCGCGCAAAATTATCTTTTCAGTAATCGTGAAAACGGCCAAGCATCAACGTCGGCAGCCATTCAGTTGTCGCCTGGTGCCAATGCTATCGCTACGTCTGACGAGATAAGGTCTCGCATGGCTGAGTTACAACAAGCTATGCCAGCAAACATGGAATATACCATCACATCTGATGCGGCTATTTTTGCTAAGATATCGATCCAAAAAGTGGTGATCACCCTACTTGAAGCAATGCTACTGGTGTTTCTGGTGATGTATCTATTTCTACAAAAGATCCGTTATACCTTAATTCCAGCTATCGTTGCGCCCATAGCGCTACTTGGCACATTTGCCGTGATGTTAGTTATGGGTTTCTCTATCAATGTATTCACCATGTTCGGTATGGTGTTAGCTATTGGCATCATAGTCGATGATGCCATTGTTGTGGTCGAAAACGTTGAGCGGGTGATGGCTGAAACAGGGCTGCCACCAAAAGCGGCGACTGAGCAGGCTATGTCAGGGATCTATAGCGCCGTAATTGGCATTACTGCCGTACTGTCGGCGGTATTTATACCTATCTCTTTTGCGGCGGGTTCTGTCGGGACTATTTTTCAACAGTTCTCCTTGTCGATGGCTGTTTCTATCCTGTTTTCGGCTTTTCTGGCATTAACCTTAACCCCAGCCCTATGTGCAACCTTGCTAAAACCGCTAACTGAAAGCGATCACAATAAAGTCGGCTTCTTTGGTTGGTTCAACCGTAGCTTTGCTTGGTTTACCGCCAAAGTGGCAGCAATTACGGCTTACTTAATACAAAGAACAGGGCGGATGATGCTGCTTTATTTGGGCTTTGTTGCTGTGTGTATCTATGGTTTTACTCAGATCCCGAGTACTTTTTTGCCCGAGGAAGATCAGGGCTTCTTTATGACATCGGTACAACTGCCTAGCGATGCAACCGTTGAACGTACAATGGATGTGGTCACTAAAATTGAGGAGTTTGCGCTCGGTAGAGAGGCTGTCGAAGCCAGCATGAGTGTTTTAGGCTTTAGCTTTAGTGGGACAGGCCCAAGCTCTGCATTTGGGGTTACCACCTTAAAAGGTTGGGATCAACGTAATGGCGTTTCCACTCAACAAGAGATGCAGGCACTTAATGAGCACTTAAGCGATTTAACTGAGGGGCAGGTTTTTAATGTATTGCCAGCAGCGATTGATGGCTTAGGTAACTCTTCAAACCTCTCCTTACAACTGCAGGACCGTAGCAATTTAGGCTATGAGCGTTTTTTAGATACTCAAGCTGAGTTTCTTAATCAAGCGTATGCCAGTGGTAAATTTGCTTTTATCTACTTTGAAACCTTACCTGAAACCAGCGGCATACAACTAAACATCGATCGGGCTAAGGCGCGCGCACTCGGTGTGCCGTTCAATGCTATCAGCGAAACAATTTCTACCGCTATGGGGTCAAACTATGTCAATGACTTCCCTAATAACGGGCGCTTGCAACAGGTTATCGTTCAGGTTCAAGCTCAATCAAGGATGCAGCTAGAGGATATACTCAAGTTATCGATTCGAAACGAGCAGGGAGGCACTGTCTACCTTTCTCAATTTGTGACGCCCGTATGGGGCACTACGCCGCAACAGTTGACCCGCTTTAATGGCGTATCAGCTGTAGCTGTATCGGCATCACCTGCTGTGGGTGTCTCATCGGGGGAGGCGATGCAGGAGCTAGAGCGAATAGTGGACGCATTACCGAGTGCGGCAACCATTGAGTGGACTGGACTATCACTGCAGGAGCGTGAGGCTGAATCGCAAACTGTGATGCTGTTACTCTTCTCTATGTTAGTTATCTTCCTCGTGTTGTCTGCATTATATGAAAGCTGGACAATTCCGTTGGCCGTGATCTTAGTCGTGCCATTAGGCGTTATTGGTGCTGTGGCTTTTGTCATGCTTAACGGTATGGCCAACGATGTGTTCTTTAAAGTGGGGCTAGTGACCATCATAGGTTTGTCGGCGAAAAATGCGATTTTAATTGTTGAATTTGCTAAGCAAGCTCGAAAAGAGGGTAGCTCATTAATTGACTCGGTGTTAACGGCAACTAGGCTACGCTTAAGACCTATCTTAATGACCTCACTAGCCTTTAGTTGCGGCATCATTCCACTTTATCTGGCAAGCGGACCAAGCTCTGAGGTACAAAACTCACTCGGTACTGGCGTGCTAGGTGGGATGTTTAGCGGTACCGTGTTAGCTGTGCTG